CTATACTTCGAGCAATGAAGAGCCAGGTGATTACGAGCATCATCTTCATCGGTATCGGCCTCATTCTGCTCAGTGGCTACCCCATCACGCTAATTTACTCGATCCCGCTCATCCTTATCGGCCTCGCGCTCTACCTCTTTAGAGGGCGCGAATCGATAATAGAGCACTCTCTGGAGGAGTATAAAAAGTGAGAAGGAGGTGAAAAGGAGGAGAGGATGATCATCACAACGACGGACTCTGTCCCGGGTTACAGCTACGAGATCCTCGGGGTCGCGTTCGGAAACACCGTACGGGCAAAGCACATCGGAAAAGACATCGCCGCTGGCCTGAAGACGATCGTGGGCGGCGAGTTGCAGGAATACACCGAGATGCTGTCTGATGCACGCCAGGAGGCGCTGAACCGACTGATCAACGATGCACAGCGGCTCGGTGCCGATGCTCTACTTAACGTCCGGTTCACGACCTCGCAGACGATGGCTGGAGCTGCAGAGCTGCTGGCTTATGGCACGGCGGTTCGGTTGATCAAATCGAATTAACGCAGGGCGAAGACGGTGGTGCGCAGTTCGAACCAGGCGTTCCTTCAGCTCATTACGCAGCTGAAACAGCTCATCGCTGCGGCCGGTGCGCAGGACGAGAAGCTGGCAGTACTTTGTGCGCGCCTCAAGGACTCGGTACCCTACTATAACTGGGTCGGCGTCTACCGCCTTGATGAGCAGACCAAGAGCGACCTCATTCTAGGACCGTTCGCGGGTGTACCGACCGAGCACATTCGAATACCGTTTGGCAGGGGCATCTGCGGGCAGACAGCGGTACGGCAGCAAACGATGATCGTCCAGGACGTCAGCAAAGCGCAGAACTATCGCTCGTGTAACCCGCTCGTGAAGGCCGAGATCGTCGTGCCCATCTGTTTCTCCGGAGCGCTACTGGGCGTTCTTGATATAGACTCACATGAACGTGCGC
This Methanomicrobia archaeon DNA region includes the following protein-coding sequences:
- a CDS encoding heavy metal-binding domain-containing protein encodes the protein MIITTTDSVPGYSYEILGVAFGNTVRAKHIGKDIAAGLKTIVGGELQEYTEMLSDARQEALNRLINDAQRLGADALLNVRFTTSQTMAGAAELLAYGTAVRLIKSN
- a CDS encoding GAF domain-containing protein is translated as MVRSSNQAFLQLITQLKQLIAAAGAQDEKLAVLCARLKDSVPYYNWVGVYRLDEQTKSDLILGPFAGVPTEHIRIPFGRGICGQTAVRQQTMIVQDVSKAQNYRSCNPLVKAEIVVPICFSGALLGVLDIDSHERAPFTDADRAFLEHVAALIAPLLGG